GCTTCCCTTTTTTTTTGCTCTATTATTTTAGTCAGTTTACTCACAGGAGAATCACAAATGAACAGAGTTGTTATTACTGGAATGGGTGCCATATGTGGTCTAGGTCATAGCCTTGACGAGGTTTGGGGAAATATCATTGAAGGTAAGCCCGGAATATCAAAAATTGAAAATACACCTATTGAAAAACTAGCAGTACAAATTGGCGGAGAAGTGAAGAACTTCGAAATTAGTGCTGATATACTAGAGCCTAAAGAGGCTCCTAGATACGATAAATTTATTCACTTTGCATTGCACTCAGGTTACGAAGCTTGGAAAGATTCAGGACTTGAAAACCACAACTATAGCCCAGAGAGAATTGGTTCAATAATGGGAGTTGGTATGGGTGGCTTTCCCGAGATCGAAAGATCTTATGAAAGTTTTATGGACAAAGGACCAAGAAGAATTTCCCCATTCTTTATACCTGGAATTATTCCAAATATGGCCACCGGCCTTTTAAGTATAAAATTAAACTTACAAGGAGTGAATTACACTATTGCCTCTGCTTGTGCTTCAGCAGCTCATGCTATTTCTGCAGCAGCTTTTGAAATAATGGCAGGCAGACAAGATGTTATGGTTACCGGTGGAGCAGAGTCCGTACTATCAAATCTTCCTATGGGTGGATTTATTTCCATGAAAGCATTATCTAAAAGTGAAGATCCTGCAACGGCCTCGAGACCATTTGACGTTGATAGAAATGGTTTTGTGATTGGTGAAGGCGCAGGGATTCTCGTTTTAGAAAACTATGAAAAAGCAAAAGCTCGTGGTGCAAAAATATATGCAGAAGTCGTAGGACATGGAACTTCAAGTGATGCCCATCATATTACTGCCCCTCATCCAGAAGGAGATGGTGCATACAGATGTATGAAGATGTGTGTTGAATCGGCCGGAATTACTCCCGATCAGGTTGGTTATGTTAATGCTCACGGAACTTCAACGCCACTAGGAGACTTAGGAGAGACAAAAGCTATTAAGAAAACTTTTGGAGATCACTCTAAAAATATGTTCGTTTCTTCAACGAAGTCTATGATTGGTCATTTATTAGGTGCAGCTGGAGGTGTTGAAAGTATCTTCTGTGCAATGGCCCTATATAAAGGAATTCTTCCTCCAACGATTAACTTAGATAATCAAGATCCTGAATGTGACCTTGACTACGTTGCTAATAAAGCAAAAGAAATTCAAGTAGATTATGCATTAAATAACTCATTTGGATTTGGTGGGACTAACTCTTCGTTACTCCTTAAAAGATATACTGGAAACTAAGGAAGGTCGCATGTTTCATAAGGAATCAATCTCATTAAAGTCGATGGACTCAGAAATATCAGAGCTCATCGAAAAAGAAAGAATAAGACAAGAAGAAGGGCTCGAACTTATCGCTTCTGAAAACTATGCTTCTAAAGCAGTTATGGAAGCTCAAGGGACAATTCTAACAAATAAATACGCCGAAGGTCTTCCTCATAAAAGATACTACGGAGGATGTGAGTTTGTAGATACTGTTGAAGAGCTTGCTATCGAAAGAGTAAAGAAGCTTTTTGGTGCTGACTTTGCTAACGTTCAGCCTCACTCTGGTTCACAAGCAAATATGGCAGTATACTTCACTCTTCTAGAGACAGGCGATAAAGTTCTGGGAATGAATCTAGCAGAAGGCGGTCACCTTACACACGGATCGCCTGTTAATTTTTCAGGTAAGCTTTTTGAAATTATTCCTTACGGTTTAAATCTGGAAACAGAAACAATTGATTATGAGGCGCTTAGGGAACTTGCTTTAAAAGAAAAGCCAAAAATGATTATTGCCGGAGCATCTGCGTACCCAAGAACACTAGACTTTGAAAAGTTTAGGAAAATTGCTGATGAAGTCGGTGCATATTTAATGGTAGATATGGCGCATATTGCTGGTCTTGTAGCAGCAGGTGTCCACCCTAACCCAGTTCCTCATGCTCACGTTGTAACATCAACAACTCATAAAACTTTAAGAGGTCCACGAGGTGGGATTATCTTAACTAATGATGAAGAACTAGCAAAGAAGATCAACTTCAATGTCTTCCCTGGAATTCAAGGTGGTCCACTAGAGCATGTTATTGCAGCAAAAGCAGTATCTTTCAAAGAAGCTCTTGATGAGAGTTATACTCATTACCAAAAACAAGTTGTTCTTAATGCAAAAGTATTGGGAGAAAAACTTCAGTCTCAAGGAATAGAAATAGTTTCAGGTGGAACTGATAATCATTTAATTTTGATCAAAACAGACTCAGTTAATCTATCCGGAAAACAAGCGGAAAAGGCCCTCGAAAAAGCAGGTATTACTTGTAACAAGAATATGATTCCTGGAGATAAGAGATCACCATTTGTTACATC
The DNA window shown above is from Halobacteriovorax sp. HLS and carries:
- the fabF gene encoding beta-ketoacyl-ACP synthase II, giving the protein MNRVVITGMGAICGLGHSLDEVWGNIIEGKPGISKIENTPIEKLAVQIGGEVKNFEISADILEPKEAPRYDKFIHFALHSGYEAWKDSGLENHNYSPERIGSIMGVGMGGFPEIERSYESFMDKGPRRISPFFIPGIIPNMATGLLSIKLNLQGVNYTIASACASAAHAISAAAFEIMAGRQDVMVTGGAESVLSNLPMGGFISMKALSKSEDPATASRPFDVDRNGFVIGEGAGILVLENYEKAKARGAKIYAEVVGHGTSSDAHHITAPHPEGDGAYRCMKMCVESAGITPDQVGYVNAHGTSTPLGDLGETKAIKKTFGDHSKNMFVSSTKSMIGHLLGAAGGVESIFCAMALYKGILPPTINLDNQDPECDLDYVANKAKEIQVDYALNNSFGFGGTNSSLLLKRYTGN
- the glyA gene encoding serine hydroxymethyltransferase, producing MFHKESISLKSMDSEISELIEKERIRQEEGLELIASENYASKAVMEAQGTILTNKYAEGLPHKRYYGGCEFVDTVEELAIERVKKLFGADFANVQPHSGSQANMAVYFTLLETGDKVLGMNLAEGGHLTHGSPVNFSGKLFEIIPYGLNLETETIDYEALRELALKEKPKMIIAGASAYPRTLDFEKFRKIADEVGAYLMVDMAHIAGLVAAGVHPNPVPHAHVVTSTTHKTLRGPRGGIILTNDEELAKKINFNVFPGIQGGPLEHVIAAKAVSFKEALDESYTHYQKQVVLNAKVLGEKLQSQGIEIVSGGTDNHLILIKTDSVNLSGKQAEKALEKAGITCNKNMIPGDKRSPFVTSGVRIGTPAITTRGMTEEHMNLVGSWISKALSNHEDEKVLEEVRNEVISLCRDFPVY